A genomic segment from Lignipirellula cremea encodes:
- a CDS encoding pilus assembly protein TadG-related protein — protein sequence MISTQPAPQSVPRRSAISGRGRKGIIAVLASLLLVAIFGFVAFAVDTGKLVSTQTSMQNGVDAAALAASQELSNAIYQAGQGNGTIELAGESSTITAARAMAAKVAGLNGVYVDPDQDVAFGRRTFDASTGTWPIVWGEQPYNVVRVQARRTEADTSEPDGKVKLGFGWAVGMNSAAITASASAFIEARDMVLVLDFSASMNDDSSLNSPLGQTVAANRLDDMWDALRSDDPKWPGTNESKFPSGGFGEVDSYYGTYVSSTNTSTILSTLKLNQRLSNGKPRYPFPQAGRNNYGSLNSRPSASTSDSLWNGYINHVKNLSGTYKRRYGYRTLLDYLQESRPANDQSEDLWRTPHYPFHAIKSGATLFTEFLADLDFGDELGLVSYGGYAEKELKLDDGFASVDVSSNPITNVYSDIDTIQRHKQAGHYDSYTGMGYGILAAREMLFGVDSDSNDHGNVRYGARPIMIIMTDGQTNQGPSNFNLPNSFKWSDWTDYDGDGNADYSTSDSKKKYAFYQAVLAAQRGVTIHTMSVGADADRKLMEAIAFAGDGIWINVPGGTDADDMENQLLDAFAEIGAKVPPAKLVYDDSYSQSNAGNNGNAGAGGASGDNGDNADNGDNADSGDSGDSGDSGDSGGGGSFWDWFSSLFG from the coding sequence ATGATATCGACTCAACCTGCTCCGCAGTCGGTCCCGCGTCGGTCCGCGATCAGCGGCCGAGGACGCAAGGGCATTATTGCTGTTCTCGCTTCGCTGCTGCTTGTCGCCATTTTTGGCTTTGTGGCTTTTGCTGTGGATACCGGCAAGCTCGTTAGCACCCAGACCAGCATGCAGAACGGCGTCGATGCAGCGGCCCTGGCTGCTTCGCAAGAGCTGTCCAACGCGATTTACCAGGCCGGCCAGGGAAATGGAACGATTGAACTGGCGGGCGAATCGTCCACCATTACCGCCGCCCGGGCGATGGCCGCCAAAGTGGCCGGACTCAACGGCGTGTACGTTGATCCCGACCAGGACGTGGCCTTTGGCCGCCGTACTTTTGACGCTTCCACCGGCACATGGCCGATTGTCTGGGGAGAACAGCCGTATAACGTGGTCCGCGTGCAGGCCCGCCGGACCGAAGCCGACACCTCGGAGCCCGACGGCAAAGTGAAGCTGGGCTTTGGCTGGGCTGTCGGGATGAATTCGGCCGCCATTACCGCGTCGGCGAGTGCTTTCATTGAAGCCCGCGATATGGTTCTGGTTCTCGACTTCTCGGCCTCGATGAACGACGACAGTTCGCTCAACAGCCCGCTCGGCCAGACCGTGGCGGCCAACCGGCTGGACGATATGTGGGACGCCCTCCGCAGTGACGATCCGAAGTGGCCGGGCACCAATGAATCCAAGTTCCCCTCCGGCGGTTTTGGCGAAGTCGATTCCTATTATGGCACCTACGTTAGCTCGACCAATACCTCAACCATTTTGTCGACGCTGAAATTGAACCAGCGTCTTTCCAACGGCAAACCGAGGTATCCCTTCCCGCAAGCGGGCCGCAACAACTACGGCAGCCTGAACTCGCGGCCGAGCGCCTCGACCAGTGACAGTTTGTGGAATGGTTACATCAACCATGTGAAGAACCTGAGCGGCACCTACAAACGCCGGTACGGCTACCGAACGCTGCTGGACTACCTGCAGGAAAGTCGCCCCGCCAACGACCAGTCGGAAGACCTGTGGCGTACTCCCCACTATCCGTTCCACGCCATCAAGTCGGGAGCCACGCTCTTTACGGAGTTCCTCGCCGATCTGGATTTCGGCGACGAACTGGGCCTGGTGAGCTACGGCGGCTATGCCGAAAAAGAACTCAAGCTTGATGACGGTTTCGCCTCGGTCGATGTGTCGTCCAACCCCATCACCAATGTTTACTCCGACATCGACACCATTCAGCGACACAAACAGGCGGGACATTACGACAGCTATACCGGCATGGGTTACGGTATCCTGGCCGCCCGGGAAATGCTCTTTGGCGTGGACAGTGATTCCAACGACCACGGTAACGTGCGTTACGGCGCCCGGCCGATCATGATCATTATGACCGACGGCCAGACGAACCAGGGACCGAGTAACTTCAACCTGCCGAACTCGTTCAAGTGGTCCGACTGGACCGACTACGACGGCGACGGGAATGCGGACTACTCCACCAGCGACAGCAAGAAGAAGTACGCCTTCTACCAGGCGGTCCTGGCGGCCCAACGCGGCGTGACGATCCATACCATGAGCGTGGGCGCCGATGCAGACCGCAAACTGATGGAAGCCATTGCCTTTGCGGGCGACGGCATCTGGATCAATGTTCCCGGCGGCACCGACGCCGACGACATGGAAAACCAGCTGCTCGACGCCTTTGCCGAGATCGGCGCCAAAGTTCCGCCTGCCAAACTTGTCTATGACGACAGCTACAGCCAGTCCAACGCCGGGAATAACGGTAACGCTGGAGCCGGTGGCGCGAGCGGAGACAACGGCGACAACGCTGACAACGGCGACAACGCTGACAGCGGCGACAGCGGCGACAGCGGCGACAGCGGCGATAGTGGCGGCG
- a CDS encoding TadE family protein, translated as MFLQSQSRRTNRRGAVTVEFAVVAPVFLVILLGVAEASRLYEMQGQMASAAREGARIAAMDREGILQPGQTTNDKVIADVRNILTANGLPGDELVIRITEADDPDTDFDLDDSDNDLRLFQLRIELPYSAVNPYGVPGVDETSLGASVVFRNARSTLVQ; from the coding sequence ATGTTCCTTCAATCTCAATCGCGACGGACCAATCGCCGGGGGGCTGTCACCGTGGAATTCGCGGTCGTGGCGCCGGTGTTTCTGGTGATTCTGCTCGGCGTTGCCGAAGCCAGTCGCTTGTATGAAATGCAGGGGCAGATGGCTTCCGCCGCCCGCGAAGGCGCCCGCATCGCAGCCATGGATCGCGAAGGCATTCTGCAGCCCGGCCAGACGACCAATGACAAAGTCATTGCCGACGTCCGAAACATTCTGACCGCCAACGGCTTGCCGGGCGACGAGCTTGTCATCCGCATTACCGAAGCTGACGATCCTGATACGGATTTTGATCTGGACGATAGCGACAACGACTTGCGGTTGTTTCAACTGCGGATCGAACTGCCGTATTCGGCCGTGAATCCCTATGGGGTGCCTGGCGTTGATGAGACTTCCCTGGGCGCTAGTGTTGTCTTTCGCAACGCACGTTCGACGCTGGTGCAGTAA
- a CDS encoding TadE/TadG family type IV pilus assembly protein has protein sequence MSVRKAVIRRRNSGTTTIEAAFVLPVFIVFIFGLITIGHAQMISNMLKSSCRAAARYGSTEGVTSAEVEAKCRQLLRPGVDPNLVTITVKNGGVYDSGGDAPTSSQDFSDLDDIELSDAEPRQIFIVRAEVAYNDAAILSLPFMHGLMLRGTAITRHE, from the coding sequence ATGAGCGTTCGTAAAGCTGTCATCCGCCGACGCAATTCCGGCACGACCACGATCGAGGCTGCGTTCGTTCTGCCGGTGTTTATCGTTTTCATCTTTGGGCTGATCACCATTGGCCACGCCCAGATGATCAGCAACATGCTGAAATCTTCCTGTCGGGCGGCCGCCCGTTACGGTTCGACCGAAGGCGTAACCAGCGCCGAAGTCGAAGCCAAATGCCGGCAACTGCTGCGGCCGGGCGTCGATCCGAACCTGGTCACCATCACCGTGAAAAACGGCGGCGTGTATGACTCTGGGGGCGACGCTCCGACCTCCTCGCAAGATTTCAGCGACCTTGATGACATTGAACTCTCCGATGCAGAGCCTCGCCAGATTTTTATCGTGCGTGCGGAAGTTGCTTACAACGACGCGGCGATTCTGTCGCTGCCCTTCATGCATGGACTGATGCTGCGTGGCACCGCCATCACCCGGCACGAATAA